From the genome of Papaver somniferum cultivar HN1 chromosome 2, ASM357369v1, whole genome shotgun sequence, one region includes:
- the LOC113348029 gene encoding GDSL esterase/lipase At4g26790-like encodes MEEFQNFLTENASRFIKDLGSLGARKISISGSFPMGCLPIVRTLNVLVGRACLDYYNKVAMDFNRKLIKLVADLRKEVDGIRVVYADGFQVVKNGCCGMGTVEVNQLCMLAVSLCKDPTKYIYWDAIHFTETANKLFANNILNTGLAKLI; translated from the exons ATGGAGGAGTTCCAGAATTTTCTCACCGAAAATGCCAGCAGGTTCATTAAGGATCTTGGAAGTTTGGGTGCCCGAAAAATATCAATAAGTGGGTCATTTCCCATGGGGTGTTTGCCAATAGTAAGAACTCTGAATGTTCTGGTAGGAAGAGCATGTTTGGATTACTATAACAAAGTGGCTATGGATTTTAATAGAAAGCTTATCAAGTTAGTCGCAGACTTGAGAAAAGAGGTTGATGGGATCCGTGTGGTGTATGCAGATG GATTCCAGGTGGTGAAAAATGGATGCTGTGGGATGGGAACGGTCGAGGTAAACCAACTGTGCATGTTGGCAGTGTCATTATGTAAAGATCCCACAAAATACATATATTGGGATGCAATACATTTCACAGAAACGGCAAATAAGCTATTTGCCAATAACATACTGAACACAGGCCTAGCTAAGTTAATCTGA